From Medicago truncatula cultivar Jemalong A17 chromosome 7, MtrunA17r5.0-ANR, whole genome shotgun sequence, a single genomic window includes:
- the LOC11416123 gene encoding pentatricopeptide repeat-containing protein At1g80270, mitochondrial: MWALRRASLSLRNKSFNVRVSSVKLLPNTSVEDESGVFDSPKMVCAKCGFSSMNLCYCSGSNSGHGFLKFSLGRLGFSSEAGAKTTKEEDDDLEDGFSELETPLGEESEKGVVSDSEDSDESDESEITGPHNELELPLSHDVDEVSTGKRSSRKRADSELFKAIMNGTGPTIYTALEKWVEDGKELSREEISLTMINLRRRKIYLKALQLSEWLESKKHLEFVERDYASQLDLIAKLHGLHKAEVYIEKIPESFRGEIIYRTLLANCVTQNNLKKAEEIFNKMKDLEFPLTPFACNQLLLLYKRTDKKKIADVLLLMEQENVKPSPLTFKILIDVKGQSNDIDGMDQIVDQMRAEGIEPDNYTKAVLVGHYISGGHDDKAKMLLKEMEGENLKENRWVCRLLLALYAKLGMADEVGRVWKVCETRPSVEDCVAAIEAWGKLKKIDEAEAVFEVMARKWKLTSKNCSVLLNVYANNKMLTKGKDLIKRMAHKGCRIGPLTWNALVKLYVQAGEVEKADSVLQKAIQQSPVRPIFSSYNTLLEEYSKRGDIHNSEKIFYRMKQAGYISRLKQYQILIEAYRRANVPAYGIRDRLKADNVFPNKTLANLLVQVDGFKKTQASDLLD, translated from the exons ATGTGGGCACTTCGTCGAGCTTCATTATCTCTCAG GAATAAAAGTTTTAATGTTAGGGTTTCTTCTGTGAAATTATTGCCAAATACTTCTGTTGAAGATGAGTCTGGAGTTTTTGATTCTCCAAAAATGGTTTGTGCTAAGTGTGGATTTTCGTCGATGAATCTATGTTATTGTTCGGGTTCAAATTCAGGACatggttttttaaaatttagtttggGTAGATTAGGGTTTTCTTCGGAAGCTGGTGCGAAAACTACGAAAGAGGAGGATGATGATTTGGAGGATGGGTTTTCGGAGCTGGAGACGCCGCTGGGTGAGGAAAGTGAAAAAGGGGTAGTTTCTGATAGTGAAGATTCTGATGAGAGTGATGAATCGGAAATTACGGGGCCACATAATGAGCTGGAGTTACCGTTATCGCATGATGTGGATGAGGTTTCAACGGGGAAGAGGTCGAGTAGAAAGAGGGCTGATTCGGAACTTTTTAAAGCTATTATGAATGGTACCGGGCCTACTATTTATACGGCTTTGGAAAAGTGGGTTGAAGATGGGAAAGAATTGAGCAGAGAGGAGATTTCACTGACTATGATTAATCTCCGGAGGCGGAAGATTTATTTGAAAGCTTTGCAG CTCTCAGAGTGGCTCGAGTCAAAGAAGCATCTTGAATTCGTTGAAAGGGATTATGCTTCCCAACTTGATTTAATTGCCAAATTGCATGGCCTACATAAGGCAGAAGTTTACATTGAGAAAATTCCAGAATCCTTTAGAGGGGAGATAATATACCGAACTTTATTGGCTAACTGTGTTACTCAGAACAATTTGAAgaaagcagaagaaatttttaataaaatgaagGATTTAGAGTTTCCTCTTACACCATTTGCGTGTAATCAGTTGCTCCTTCTGTATAAGAGGActgacaaaaagaaaatagcTGATGTGTTATTGCTGATGGAACAAGAGAATGTCAAACCTTCTCCTCTGACTTTTAAGATCTTAATAGATGTAAAAGGCCAGTCCAATGATATTGATGGAATGGATCAAATTGTTGATCAAATGAGGGCTGAGGGTATTGAACCGGACAACTATACAAAGGCAGTTTTGGTTGGGCATTACATCTCAGGCGGGCATGATGATAAAGCTAAAATGTTGTTGAAGGAGATGGAAGGTGAAAACTTGAAGGAGAATCGGTGGGTCTGTCGACTTTTGCTTGCTCTCTATGCAAAGTTGGGAATGGCCGATGAAGTGGGAAGAGTTTGGAAGGTCTGTGAGACACGCCCTTCAGTTGAGGATTGTGTAGCTGCAATTGAAGCCTGGggaaagttgaagaaaattgatGAAGCAGAGGCAGTTTTTGAGGTGATGGCAAGAAAATGGAAGCTTACGTCCAAGAACTGCTCAGTACTACTGAATGTTTATGCAAACAACAAGATGCTAACGAAGGGCAAGGATCTTATTAAGCGAATGGCACATAAAGGATGTCGAATAGGCCCGCTGACCTGGAATGCATTAGTGAAACTTTATGTCCAAGCAGGGGAAGTGGAAAAGGCTGACAGTGTTCTGCAGAAGGCAATCCAGCAGAGTCCGGTGAGGCCAATATTTTCTTCCTATAATACTCTTCTTGAGGAGTATTCTAAGAGGGGTGACATCCATAATTCGGAAAAGATCTTCTACAGAATGAAACAGGCTGGTTATATATCTCGACTAAAGCAGTACCAAATTCTTATAGAGGCATATAGGAGGGCCAATGTTCCAGCTTATGGGATTAGGGACAGGTTGAAAGCAGATAATGTATTTCCCAACAAAACTTTGGCTAACTTGTTGGTTCAAGTTGATGGATTTAAGAAGACTCAAGCTTCCGATTTGCTTGATTGA
- the LOC11422198 gene encoding sulfoquinovosidase, whose protein sequence is MAILKITKKHHKRFNNPFPSAPTTIPNVQGSLFINSKALSSQDQTFSIGNDFQLSWSTLNGGQFSISHLSQKTRPIWSTISGKAFVSAAVVDAEIEESRGSFLVKDKDVHLTCNHQTIDDIRIINEFGDHLEYEVEDLDQKCSAEETKFPPTLLITGRLFNMSKKKKRFQKYGIQGNIQFEPKGPFVYARYWVLFNQKNKHEIGFQVKIEKLNFSLSNKVVSPEASEIYKGFKKRLSSRKKKIGWCWYLSRPRGFVLVSSVEDESGVMEIPKPKEFNRVWLTYASDENERFYGFGEQFSHMNFKGKRVPILVQEQGIGRGDQPITLAANLVSYRAGGDWSTTYAPSPFYMTSKMRSLYLEGYDYTIFDLTKLDRVQIQIYGNSIEGRILHGNNPCDLIKHFTKTIGRLPELPEWIISGAIVGMQGGTDAVRRVWDELRTYDVPVSGFWLQDWVGQRETMIGSQLWWNWEVDEQRYWGWKELIKDLSTQNIKVMTYCNPCLAPVDEKNNKKRNLFEEAKQLDILVKDNNGNAYMVPNTAFDVGMLDLTHPKTATWFKQILLEMVDDGVRGWMADFGEGLPVDAVLYSGEDPISAHNRYPELWAKINREIVEEWKSKSLDNLKEEQEDGLVFFMRAGFRDSPKWGMLFWEGDQMVSWQANDGIKSSVVGLLSSGISGYAFNHSDIGGYCTVNLPIVKYRRSQELLLRWMELNSFTTVFRTHEGNKPSCNSQFYSNQQTLSHFARTAKIYTAWKFYRIQLVKEAAQKGLPVCRHLFLHYPNDEHVHNLSYQQFLVGSEFLVVPVLDKGMKKVKAYFPLGESSSWLHIWTGNVFSKQGSESWIEAPIGYPAVFIKFGSIIGETFLNNLKNLGILQ, encoded by the exons atgGCAATCcttaaaataaccaaaaaacatcacaaacgttTCAACAATCCTTTCCCTTCTGCACCAACCACCATTCCTAATGTCCAAGGCTCTCTATTCATCAATTCCAAAGCTTTATCTTCACAAGATCAAACTTTTTCAATTGGCAATGATTTTCAGCTTTCTTGGTCCACACTCAACGGAGGGCAGTTTTCAATCTCACACCTTTCTCAGAAAACTAGACCAATTTGGTCTACAATCTCAGGAAAGGCTTTTGTTTCAGCTGCAGTGGTTGATGCAGAGATTGAAGAAAGTAGAGGATCTTTTCTTGTTAAAGATAAAGATGTTCATTTGACATGTAATCATCAAACCATTGATGACATTAGGATTATCAATGAATTTGGTGATCATTTGGAATATGAAGTTGAAGATTTGGATCAGAAATGTTCTGCAGAAGAGACAAAGTTTCCTCCTACTTTGTTGATCACAGGAAGGCTTTTCAATATgagtaagaagaagaaaaggtttCAAAAATATGGAATTCAAGGAAATATACAGTTTGAACCAAAAGGGCCATTTGTGTATGCAAGGTATTGGGTTTTGTTCAATCAGAAAAACAAGCATGAGATTGGTTTTCAAGTGAAGATTGAGAAACTCAATTTTAGTTTAAGTAATAAGGTGGTGTCTCCAGAAGCTTCTGAAATTTACAAGGGTTTCAAGAAGAGGTTGAGTAGTAGAAAAAAGAAGATAGGTTGGTGTTGGTACCTATCGAGGCCTAGAGGGTTTGTTTTGGTTTCTTCAGTGGAGGATGAAAGTGGAGTGATGGAAATACCAAAACCAAAAGAGTTCAATAGGGTTTGGTTGACATATGCAAGTGATGAGAATGAGAGGTTTTATGGTTTTGGGGAACAGTTTTCTCATATGAATTTCAAGGGGAAAAGGGTGCCTATTTTAGTTCAAGAACAAGGTATCGGAAGAGGTGATCAACCTATCACTTTAGCTGCTAACTTGGTTAGTTACAG GGCAGGAGGTGATTGGAGTACAACATATGCTCCTTCCCCATTCTACATGACATCAAAAATGAGGTCTCTTTACCTGGAAGGATATGATTATACCATCTTCGATCTTACAAAACTTGACAGAGTACAGATACAG ATATATGGAAACTCAATTGAAGGGCGTATATTGCATGGGAACAATCCTTGTGACCTAATTAAACATTTCACAAAAACCATTGGAAGGCTACCTGAGCTTCCAGAGTGGATAATATCTGGTGCTATAGTTGGAATGCAGGGTGGCACCGATGCTGTACGCCGTGTTTGGGATGAATTAAGAACTTATGACGTTCCTGTCTCAGGATTTTGGTTACAG GATTGGGTAGGGCAGAGAGAAACCATGATTGGCTCACAACTTTGGTGGAATTGGGAAGTGGATGAACAAAGATATTGGGGTTGGAAGGAACTTATCAAAGATCTCAGCACTCAAAACATAAAAGTTATGACGTATTGCAATCCCTGTCTAGCTCCT GTTGATGAGAAGAATAACAAAAAGAGAAACCTTTTTGAGGAGGCAAAACAGTTGGACATATTGGTGAAAGACAATAATGGGAATGCATACATGGTTCCAAATACTGCCTTCGATGTAGGAATGCTCGATCTAACTCACCCAAAAACTGCAACTTGGTTCAAACAGATTCTACTTGAAATGGTGGATGATGGAGTTAGAGGATGGATGGCTGATTTTGGAGAAGGCCTCCCCGTTGACGCGGTTCTATATTCAG GTGAAGATCCTATTTCAGCTCATAACAGATATCCAGAACTATGGGCCAAAATCAATAGAGAGATTGTGGAAGAATGGAAAAGTAAATCCTTGGACAATTTGAAGGAAGAACAAGAAGATGGCTTGGTTTTCTTCATGAGGGCTGGTTTTAGAGATAGTCCCAAGTGGGGAATGCTATTTTGGGAAGGAGATCAAATGGTTAGTTGGCAAGCAAATGATGGAATAAAGAGTTCTGTTGTTGGTTTACTTAGCAGCGGAATTTCTGGCTATGCCTTTAATCACAGTGACATTGGAGGATATTGTACAGTTAACTTACCTATAGTTAAATACAGAAGAAGTCAAGAATTGCTTTTGCGTTGGATGGAGCTTAATTCTTTTACCACCGTCTTCCGCACCCATGAA GGAAACAAACCATCATGCAACAGCCAGTTTTACTCAAACCAACAAACTCTGTCACACTTTGCGCGCACTGCAAAAATATACACAGCATGGAAATTTTACAGAATTCAACTGGTGAAG GAAGCAGCACAGAAAGGATTGCCTGTATGCCGCCACCTATTTCTCCATTACCCTAATGATGAACATGTTCATAACTTGAGCTATCAACAATTCTTGGTTGGTTCTGAGTTTCTAGTGGTGCCTGTCCTCGACAAAGGAATGAAGAAAGTTAAAGCTTATTTTCCATTGGGAGAGAGTAGTAGTTGGCTACATATTTGGACAGGGAACGTATTTTCAAAACAAGGAAGTGAATCATGGATAGAAGCTCCAATAGGTTATCCTGCTGTATTTATCAAGTTTGGTTCCATTATTGGAGAAACCTTTTTGAATAACCTAAAAAATTTAGGCATTCTTCAATGA